Proteins encoded by one window of Vibrio rumoiensis:
- a CDS encoding TRAP transporter substrate-binding protein, with protein sequence MKLNKLMLAGILAGATFTSSVYAQTLKLAHALPTEHPVHQSLSWFADHVKDETKIRVKVYANGTLGNETSLLQMVQNGTVAFTKVSAAPLESFSKDYKILSLPYLYSSEQQYRDVLNGPIGDKILASSRDDGFVGLAFLDAGARSFYTDKAIKTPADLKGMKIRVQNSPLAIDIIKSLGATPVPLPYGELYSALQQGVVDGAENNIPSYYSSRHFEVKKTFSYDKHTMVPDVLVVSTSVWDELTPEQQETIRKVAKETAKQQEVNWKNYVDHATADLKTKGITFIDSDTASFQEAVKPVYEKFKKENPDLVDMLNDIQNTK encoded by the coding sequence ATGAAACTGAATAAGTTAATGCTTGCGGGAATCTTAGCTGGAGCAACATTTACCTCTAGTGTTTATGCTCAAACATTGAAATTAGCTCATGCACTACCCACTGAACATCCAGTTCACCAATCGTTAAGTTGGTTTGCTGACCATGTTAAAGATGAAACGAAAATCAGGGTAAAAGTGTACGCCAATGGAACGTTAGGCAATGAAACGAGCTTATTGCAAATGGTGCAAAATGGCACGGTTGCCTTTACTAAAGTGAGTGCTGCTCCGCTGGAGTCATTTTCGAAAGATTATAAGATCTTATCTCTCCCTTATTTATACAGCAGTGAGCAGCAGTATCGCGATGTACTGAATGGGCCTATTGGTGACAAAATTTTAGCCTCTTCTCGTGATGACGGTTTTGTTGGCTTGGCATTCCTAGATGCGGGTGCACGTAGTTTCTATACCGATAAAGCAATCAAAACGCCTGCTGATCTGAAAGGCATGAAGATCCGTGTTCAAAACTCACCACTGGCGATTGATATCATCAAATCTCTAGGGGCAACCCCGGTTCCACTACCATACGGCGAATTATATTCAGCGCTACAGCAAGGGGTAGTCGATGGGGCAGAAAACAACATTCCATCATATTACTCTTCTCGTCATTTTGAAGTGAAGAAAACCTTCTCTTATGACAAGCACACCATGGTGCCAGACGTGCTTGTGGTCTCAACTAGCGTTTGGGATGAACTGACACCTGAGCAGCAAGAAACTATCCGTAAAGTGGCAAAAGAAACGGCGAAGCAGCAAGAAGTCAACTGGAAGAACTATGTTGACCATGCAACGGCCGATCTAAAAACCAAAGGCATCACATTCATAGACAGTGATACGGCATCGTTCCAAGAAGCGGTAAAACCTGTTTACGAGAAGTTTAAGAAAGAAAACCCAGATCTTGTCGATATGCTTAATGATATTCAAAATACTAAGTAA
- a CDS encoding DUF1294 domain-containing protein, with the protein MITLQAGLIYCLILSFVTFIVYWKDKRASIKGNWRTPEKTLHILAFLGGWPGALLAQHLFRHKTSKFRFQFVFWLLVALNCIGTVLIQNPDFYM; encoded by the coding sequence ATGATTACCCTGCAAGCTGGATTAATTTACTGCTTAATCCTGAGTTTTGTCACTTTTATTGTCTATTGGAAAGACAAACGAGCGTCAATCAAAGGTAATTGGCGCACCCCAGAAAAAACGTTACACATACTTGCTTTTTTAGGTGGATGGCCGGGCGCGTTGTTAGCTCAGCACCTCTTTCGCCATAAAACCAGTAAGTTTCGTTTTCAGTTTGTATTTTGGTTATTAGTTGCCCTTAATTGTATTGGTACAGTTTTGATCCAAAACCCTGATTTTTATATGTAA
- a CDS encoding GFA family protein, giving the protein MTDVSYPVKGQCQCGSVNFTLKAAPKVVMACHCKECQKLSTSAFSITCVLDAKDIDIQGELKQTSRTADSGNENIGHFCAGCGNRIYQLNPAVPEMIKFKAAASLDDTRMIVPTMHVWTSEKQNWVVIPDDVQQFEKQR; this is encoded by the coding sequence ATGACGGATGTCAGTTATCCAGTAAAAGGCCAATGTCAGTGTGGTAGTGTGAACTTTACCTTGAAAGCGGCACCTAAAGTAGTAATGGCTTGCCATTGTAAAGAATGCCAAAAATTATCCACCAGTGCGTTTAGTATCACTTGTGTCCTGGATGCAAAGGATATTGATATTCAAGGTGAGCTAAAGCAAACCAGCCGCACTGCAGACAGCGGCAATGAAAATATCGGTCATTTCTGTGCTGGTTGCGGTAATCGTATTTATCAATTAAACCCTGCCGTGCCTGAAATGATCAAATTCAAGGCGGCGGCCAGTTTAGACGATACACGTATGATTGTACCGACGATGCATGTATGGACAAGCGAAAAGCAAAATTGGGTTGTGATCCCCGATGATGTTCAGCAATTTGAAAAACAACGTTAA
- a CDS encoding 2-hydroxyacid dehydrogenase, with the protein MKISMFSTKSYDEASFCQANENHGHECHFYNFQLDLKTASIAEDSQVVCAFVNDDLSRPVLEKLAKQGTKLIAMRCAGFDRVDLEAAKELGLQVVRVPAYSPEAIAEHAVGMMMCLNRRFHKAYQRTRDANFSLEGLTGFNFYGKTAGVIGTGKIGLAIMRILKGLGMNVLCYDPYPSDAANEIGATYSSLDDIYQQSDVITLHCPLTSENRRLLNAESFSKMKDKVMIINTSRGGLLDSQDAIEALKAGKIGALGLDVYDNEKELFFQDKSNDIITDDIFRRLSACHNVLFTGHQAFLTNEALANIADTTLSNIKLFSQGKSSGNEVL; encoded by the coding sequence ATGAAAATCTCAATGTTTAGCACAAAATCGTATGATGAAGCATCATTTTGTCAGGCGAATGAAAACCATGGTCATGAATGTCATTTTTATAATTTTCAACTGGATTTAAAAACCGCGTCAATTGCTGAAGATTCTCAAGTCGTCTGTGCGTTTGTTAATGATGACTTAAGTCGTCCTGTACTAGAGAAACTGGCAAAGCAAGGCACTAAACTGATTGCAATGCGCTGTGCCGGATTTGACCGTGTTGATTTAGAAGCTGCAAAAGAATTGGGATTACAAGTTGTAAGAGTGCCAGCATATTCACCAGAGGCCATTGCGGAACATGCAGTAGGCATGATGATGTGCTTAAATCGTCGTTTCCATAAAGCTTATCAGCGTACCCGTGATGCTAACTTTTCTTTAGAAGGTCTAACTGGATTTAACTTTTATGGTAAAACCGCAGGCGTGATTGGTACTGGTAAAATTGGCTTAGCCATTATGCGTATTTTAAAAGGACTAGGTATGAATGTTTTATGCTACGACCCATACCCTAGTGATGCCGCAAATGAGATTGGCGCAACTTACTCTTCGCTTGACGATATTTATCAGCAATCGGATGTGATCACACTGCATTGTCCTTTAACATCAGAAAATCGCCGGCTCTTAAATGCTGAATCATTTAGTAAAATGAAAGATAAAGTGATGATTATCAATACCAGCCGAGGTGGTCTACTGGATTCACAAGATGCCATTGAAGCGCTAAAAGCCGGAAAAATTGGCGCATTGGGACTTGATGTATATGACAATGAGAAAGAATTGTTCTTCCAAGATAAATCCAATGACATTATTACCGATGATATTTTCCGTCGTTTATCCGCTTGTCATAATGTTTTATTCACCGGACATCAGGCATTTCTAACGAATGAAGCATTAGCCAATATTGCTGATACGACATTAAGTAACATTAAGCTGTTCTCGCAGGGTAAGTCTTCTGGTAATGAAGTGCTCTAA
- a CDS encoding multidrug effflux MFS transporter, with protein MQRNLLPMLMAMVLLSPLAIDIYLPSLPTMAAEFSVSNSEVQSTLILFLFAMGLGQIVIGPLADRFGRRPVALFGVILYGLSSVLAAVAQEFELLQIARVLQGLAACSTSIVVFSAVRDCYSVKDGAKIYSYLNGAICVIPALAPTLGGVLALHFGWRSTFVFMTCYSILILCMVAFRFPETRPANTVSDGALYRWARYQPVLMDRHFLFYAICCMTGMGAILTYVSYSPVWLIGHLGMSELAFSGLFGVNALINIGACFGAPWVIKKLGNRPTVIFALSLFIVSAALQFAVQQSGLVSPLAAAAGFMLPMALLCIGFALLLGPATSMALSGFGERAGTAAAMLGFIQMSGASLLAGLIQQTSLTAPYAVICVMGGGAIILLSVMSMKRMNAWHVERLAHD; from the coding sequence ATGCAACGCAACTTATTACCTATGTTAATGGCGATGGTGTTACTTAGCCCATTAGCTATCGATATTTATTTACCGTCTCTCCCGACGATGGCGGCGGAATTTTCTGTTTCCAATAGTGAAGTTCAATCCACTTTAATTCTATTTTTGTTCGCAATGGGATTAGGCCAGATTGTGATTGGCCCGCTTGCTGACCGTTTTGGTCGCCGACCAGTTGCGTTGTTTGGTGTCATTTTATACGGGTTGAGTAGTGTTCTAGCCGCCGTAGCACAAGAGTTTGAGTTGTTACAAATTGCTCGAGTACTACAAGGGTTAGCGGCTTGCTCGACTTCAATTGTCGTATTCAGCGCGGTTCGAGATTGTTACAGCGTAAAAGATGGGGCAAAAATTTATAGCTACCTCAATGGCGCGATTTGTGTGATACCAGCATTAGCTCCAACCTTAGGTGGGGTATTAGCACTGCATTTTGGTTGGCGTTCAACGTTTGTATTTATGACCTGCTATTCGATTTTGATTTTATGCATGGTGGCGTTTCGCTTCCCGGAAACACGACCAGCGAATACGGTCAGTGACGGCGCTCTGTACCGTTGGGCTCGTTATCAGCCAGTATTGATGGATCGACACTTTCTTTTTTATGCCATTTGCTGCATGACAGGCATGGGCGCGATTTTAACTTACGTGTCTTACTCACCAGTGTGGTTGATTGGACATTTAGGAATGTCGGAATTAGCGTTTAGTGGTTTGTTTGGTGTCAATGCACTGATTAATATCGGTGCTTGCTTTGGCGCACCATGGGTGATCAAAAAGCTTGGTAATCGCCCAACCGTTATCTTTGCATTATCATTATTTATCGTTTCGGCGGCTTTACAATTTGCGGTCCAGCAATCTGGGCTTGTTTCACCATTGGCAGCAGCGGCAGGTTTCATGCTACCAATGGCATTGCTATGTATTGGCTTTGCTTTGCTGCTTGGTCCGGCAACCAGCATGGCATTATCTGGTTTTGGCGAACGCGCTGGAACCGCGGCGGCAATGCTTGGCTTTATTCAAATGAGCGGCGCGTCATTATTGGCGGGCTTGATTCAACAAACCTCGTTAACGGCTCCTTATGCGGTGATCTGTGTAATGGGCGGCGGGGCGATTATATTGCTGTCAGTAATGTCGATGAAAAGAATGAACGCATGGCATGTCGAACGACTGGCTCACGATTGA
- a CDS encoding LysR family transcriptional regulator, with protein sequence MNLDKLARIDLNLLVILQVLIEEQSVTRAASRLNLSQSALSKSLNRLRDTLEDPLFQRTSHGLKPTAHALALAKILPSVLQDLYQITQPPTFTPETSHRKFSFSMVESAYETLIPSFIGSLLNQAPNIQLDSYLWTGQSFNDLQHGQIDFGIAGRDLHPQSEFSVGKLPEGIEHQTLFKDQQVCLVRNDHPVLKTIKETDWTLEHYLALSHVQVRCEGKEWWALDYYLAELGHHRKINTTVPDFYGAASVCAHTDLIFTLPSSFASHALKLYPLTQLPLPFEFMPMAYVLLWHERNNQDQGHQWIRETICQSIQQAGLPYQPTSLS encoded by the coding sequence GTGAATTTAGATAAACTAGCCAGAATCGATCTTAACTTACTCGTAATTTTACAAGTTCTGATTGAAGAACAAAGTGTTACGCGTGCGGCAAGTCGTTTGAATTTAAGTCAATCGGCATTAAGTAAAAGCTTAAACCGTCTACGCGATACACTAGAAGATCCCCTCTTTCAGCGTACTTCTCATGGTTTAAAACCAACCGCTCATGCCCTCGCATTAGCCAAAATTTTGCCGAGCGTACTCCAAGACTTATACCAAATCACTCAACCACCCACGTTTACCCCAGAGACGAGCCACCGTAAGTTTAGTTTTTCTATGGTTGAAAGTGCCTACGAAACCTTGATTCCCTCTTTTATTGGGTCATTACTTAACCAAGCGCCTAATATTCAACTTGATTCTTATCTATGGACTGGCCAATCGTTTAACGACTTGCAACACGGGCAAATCGATTTTGGTATTGCTGGGCGGGATTTGCATCCTCAATCAGAATTTAGTGTCGGCAAGCTACCCGAAGGCATTGAGCACCAAACCTTATTTAAGGATCAACAAGTTTGCTTGGTACGAAATGATCATCCCGTATTAAAAACAATTAAAGAGACTGACTGGACATTAGAGCACTATTTAGCGTTATCACATGTGCAAGTTCGTTGCGAAGGTAAGGAATGGTGGGCGTTAGATTACTACCTCGCAGAATTAGGTCATCATCGTAAAATTAATACTACTGTGCCGGATTTTTATGGCGCGGCGAGCGTATGTGCTCATACTGATTTGATCTTCACCCTACCCTCAAGCTTTGCTAGCCACGCACTAAAGCTTTATCCGCTGACTCAATTACCGCTACCATTTGAATTTATGCCAATGGCTTATGTATTGCTGTGGCATGAAAGAAATAATCAAGACCAAGGTCATCAATGGATACGTGAGACGATATGCCAATCTATTCAACAGGCCGGACTGCCGTACCAACCTACCTCATTATCATAA
- a CDS encoding COG1361 family protein gives MNITVNVDPVADAPDVTITGGGDEDSLIELDLSTVIGDQNNGGKDNGGDEEITDVTIKLVDPSQGEFVDANGDVIQPDANGEIHVDPNDPIYFQPAPDFSGTVDVTVTTDVTDTAMVDGEEVSNSGSFEQNVSFDVNAVNDDIEINGEVATDDNPVQVTGDEGTSISFGDFNGNVTDMDGSEEIVSVSITGVPDGFVIEGANNMGGGVWSIPDVISDDGQSFDLSGLSILPPNDFSGDIDLTLKVYTTDDNGDPVEKDVPVNIHVDAKADAVNTDVDASVSGDEDVANGITININAHAVDDENSVTDPASNVQEDAPEQVQVTISNVPDGATFGFPEGSDGEIIQNPDGTVTIVSDGSDLDSIIFYPPEDGNSDNMTVAGEDWDGTLDLAIQGNDNGDTSGPVENVTVDIDVKAENDAAVNTVPDSVPASADGVTTITGLQISDVDASEGKGDFTVELHAGNGSLSLPEGTDTSGLTITESGDGTYTIEGSLDDINAVLDGGIIYTPDDGYSGDDTITMTTTDNGDADGKNQETTESTITITDVVSTESDEPSEQASSYNATYTPTEPAQNLRSHLASATSQVNATSAIPLTALLLGAAVAAEEGDSLQLNHLDGAQIVDADNQPLGTVAEDGSVTLTPDQVAEAYVHQQAESTTTEFTVVTKSADNRVVAEHNVSTASFNTTGLDSQRDDAGQNNSSASSNNAENVQAAAVGDAEHAVEGQNVADLLAANPEMAEQLAENADLLSDDLHAIVDEVSALSQDNIGETVADKVSELQQDVHDATTQDDLANQDLSLADNPFDHENDTDELASNEDSSNYFEQSSQDDETALADDDALNADDSSDDFDSEQDSLYSNDDASDSSIYADDANQDDGFFGDDDDSFDWDHLAANGLDGGLDSDMSGMEMTDDVMMLHSDSDFDVSDLLDQDDQNGNLDMDKLLGEAAPSSAADIGKPEEASADDLASTQHLDQPDVSGMGMDLSGLHDTSSAGHIINDLFDPNSMKPTDG, from the coding sequence ATGAATATCACGGTTAATGTTGACCCTGTTGCAGATGCTCCAGACGTCACCATCACTGGCGGTGGCGATGAAGATAGCCTAATTGAGTTAGATTTAAGTACGGTTATTGGCGACCAAAATAACGGTGGTAAAGATAATGGCGGCGATGAAGAAATTACCGATGTGACAATTAAATTAGTTGATCCATCACAAGGTGAATTTGTCGACGCAAACGGTGATGTGATTCAACCTGATGCCAATGGTGAAATTCATGTTGACCCGAATGACCCAATTTATTTCCAACCTGCTCCAGATTTCAGCGGCACTGTTGATGTTACCGTGACAACGGATGTGACTGATACGGCAATGGTTGATGGTGAGGAAGTCAGTAATAGTGGTTCGTTTGAGCAGAATGTAAGCTTTGATGTTAATGCCGTAAATGATGATATTGAAATCAATGGTGAAGTCGCTACCGATGATAATCCTGTTCAAGTTACAGGTGACGAAGGGACATCGATTTCATTTGGTGATTTTAACGGTAATGTGACTGATATGGATGGCTCGGAAGAGATTGTTTCTGTCAGTATTACCGGCGTGCCAGATGGCTTCGTCATTGAAGGCGCTAATAATATGGGGGGTGGCGTTTGGTCTATCCCTGATGTAATTAGTGATGATGGCCAAAGTTTTGATTTATCAGGTTTGAGTATTCTGCCACCAAATGATTTTAGTGGTGATATTGACCTGACACTTAAAGTCTACACAACAGATGATAATGGTGATCCTGTTGAGAAAGACGTACCTGTTAATATCCATGTTGATGCAAAAGCAGATGCAGTGAATACCGATGTGGATGCTTCTGTTTCTGGTGATGAAGATGTGGCGAATGGCATAACGATCAATATTAATGCACATGCCGTTGATGATGAAAATAGCGTAACGGATCCTGCAAGTAATGTTCAGGAAGATGCACCAGAGCAAGTTCAAGTGACCATTTCTAATGTGCCTGATGGTGCGACTTTTGGATTCCCAGAAGGCTCAGATGGTGAAATTATTCAAAATCCAGATGGTACGGTAACGATCGTTTCAGATGGTTCGGATCTGGATAGCATCATCTTTTACCCACCAGAAGATGGTAACTCTGACAACATGACTGTGGCTGGCGAAGATTGGGACGGAACCCTTGATCTTGCTATCCAAGGTAATGATAACGGTGATACCTCTGGCCCTGTCGAAAACGTCACAGTTGATATTGATGTGAAGGCAGAAAATGATGCAGCGGTGAATACAGTACCTGACTCCGTTCCAGCGTCTGCTGATGGTGTCACTACGATCACAGGTTTACAAATTAGTGATGTGGACGCCTCGGAAGGTAAGGGTGACTTTACTGTTGAGTTACATGCTGGAAATGGCAGTTTATCTTTACCAGAAGGTACGGACACATCAGGTCTAACTATTACTGAAAGTGGTGATGGTACTTACACTATCGAAGGTTCATTAGATGATATCAATGCCGTACTTGATGGCGGTATTATCTATACACCAGATGATGGTTACAGTGGCGATGACACTATCACTATGACGACGACAGATAACGGTGATGCTGATGGTAAGAATCAAGAAACAACAGAAAGCACGATCACCATTACTGATGTTGTAAGCACAGAATCAGATGAACCTAGTGAGCAAGCTTCTAGCTATAACGCAACTTATACACCAACAGAGCCAGCTCAGAACTTACGTAGTCATCTGGCATCAGCAACATCACAAGTGAATGCAACATCAGCGATACCTTTAACAGCGTTACTATTAGGCGCTGCTGTTGCTGCAGAAGAAGGCGATTCGCTGCAATTAAACCACCTAGATGGTGCTCAAATTGTGGATGCAGATAACCAACCTTTAGGGACGGTTGCTGAAGATGGCTCTGTCACATTAACACCAGATCAAGTTGCAGAGGCTTATGTACACCAACAAGCTGAATCAACCACGACTGAATTTACAGTAGTGACTAAATCTGCGGATAACCGTGTGGTGGCCGAGCATAATGTTTCTACCGCAAGCTTTAATACCACAGGGTTAGATTCACAGCGTGATGATGCAGGTCAAAATAATTCATCGGCTTCGTCTAACAACGCTGAGAATGTACAAGCCGCGGCAGTGGGTGATGCGGAACATGCTGTAGAAGGTCAAAATGTGGCGGATTTATTAGCCGCAAACCCTGAAATGGCAGAGCAATTAGCCGAGAATGCTGATCTACTATCGGATGATTTACACGCGATCGTTGATGAAGTATCAGCGCTTTCTCAAGATAATATTGGTGAAACTGTCGCGGATAAAGTATCTGAACTTCAACAAGACGTGCATGACGCAACCACTCAAGATGATTTAGCTAACCAAGACTTGTCGCTAGCTGATAACCCATTTGATCATGAAAATGATACGGATGAGTTAGCAAGTAACGAGGATAGTTCAAATTACTTTGAGCAGTCTTCACAAGATGATGAGACAGCGTTGGCGGATGATGATGCGCTGAATGCTGATGATTCAAGTGATGATTTTGATAGCGAGCAAGATAGCTTGTATTCAAATGACGACGCGAGTGATAGCTCAATATACGCGGATGATGCAAATCAAGATGATGGATTCTTTGGCGATGATGATGACAGTTTTGATTGGGATCATCTTGCTGCCAATGGTCTAGATGGCGGCCTAGATAGCGATATGTCAGGCATGGAAATGACAGATGATGTGATGATGCTGCACAGTGATTCTGACTTTGATGTGTCAGATTTGCTTGATCAAGACGATCAGAATGGCAATCTTGATATGGATAAATTACTAGGTGAGGCAGCACCTTCATCGGCAGCAGATATTGGTAAGCCGGAAGAAGCATCAGCGGATGATTTAGCGTCTACCCAGCATCTTGACCAACCGGATGTATCTGGAATGGGAATGGATTTATCAGGGCTGCATGACACAAGCTCAGCAGGTCATATCATTAATGACTTGTTTGATCCAAACTCAATGAAACCAACCGATGGCTAA
- a CDS encoding sulfurtransferase — MNSDYPLVSATWLFDHFSDDNVVVLDTTTQHAVVGEALELPRQYLPNSQLFDIENVFLDLTNPLPNTMPSPELFIEQARQLGINQDSVVVLYDARGLYSAPRAWWIFKTMGFEHVYVLDGGLSLWQSLGYPLVDSYTDIDRAMGNVNANYQAQKVFNVDDVLAAISNDDIQIIDVRSQERFLGKVAEPREGMRSGHIPSSINLPFSSVLEGHQFKKLEALETLLEQHLDASKQQVFSCGSGLTACIVLMAAYLCGYTNLAVYDGSWAEWGANHDLPVE; from the coding sequence ATGAACTCTGATTATCCTTTAGTTTCTGCAACTTGGCTCTTTGATCATTTTTCTGACGATAATGTCGTTGTTCTTGATACGACAACTCAACATGCCGTGGTCGGTGAAGCCTTAGAATTGCCTCGTCAGTATTTACCTAACTCTCAGCTTTTTGATATCGAAAATGTTTTCCTTGATTTAACCAATCCACTACCAAATACCATGCCAAGCCCTGAATTGTTTATCGAACAAGCTCGTCAGCTAGGCATTAATCAAGATAGTGTGGTGGTGCTCTATGATGCTCGAGGTTTATATTCCGCTCCTCGCGCTTGGTGGATATTTAAAACCATGGGCTTTGAGCACGTTTATGTCTTAGACGGTGGACTGTCATTATGGCAATCATTGGGCTACCCATTAGTGGATTCTTATACTGATATAGATAGAGCGATGGGTAATGTGAATGCAAACTATCAAGCGCAGAAAGTGTTTAATGTGGATGATGTGTTAGCGGCGATTTCAAACGATGATATTCAAATTATTGATGTGCGTTCGCAAGAGCGATTTTTAGGTAAAGTCGCAGAGCCTCGTGAAGGGATGCGATCTGGACATATTCCATCTTCAATTAACCTACCTTTTAGTTCGGTACTTGAAGGGCATCAATTCAAGAAACTCGAGGCGCTGGAAACACTACTTGAACAGCATTTAGATGCTTCAAAACAGCAAGTATTTTCATGTGGTTCAGGCTTAACGGCGTGTATTGTCCTGATGGCGGCTTATCTTTGTGGCTATACTAACCTAGCCGTATACGATGGCTCTTGGGCTGAATGGGGCGCAAACCATGATCTACCGGTTGAATAA
- a CDS encoding mannitol dehydrogenase family protein, protein MKLNLVNLEHVTASSLPSQNNLNAKVGIVHLGFGAFHRAHQALITDVAMKEFGGDWKIVGVNNWRAAGKPESETGLEQEFSSQDNLYTVAVGQDEQVNLEVIGAVEEVLFNNQVEKILGYMTSETVKIVSLTITEKGYCHLPATGHLDTNHPLIQHDLQHIDQPHSAIGFLVSAIKTRKEKGIAPFTPLTCDNLPENGHVLKRVVLDFAQQLDPELAVWIKDNIDFPCSMVDRIVPQTTQADINKISQQLGVEDDCCVSTEPFLQWVIEDKFNNERPAWENLYRQYYADR, encoded by the coding sequence ATGAAGTTGAATCTAGTTAACTTAGAGCATGTCACCGCAAGCTCACTCCCTAGTCAAAATAATCTCAATGCAAAAGTTGGTATTGTGCATTTAGGCTTTGGCGCATTTCATCGCGCGCATCAGGCGTTAATTACCGATGTCGCAATGAAAGAATTTGGTGGCGACTGGAAAATTGTCGGCGTCAATAATTGGCGAGCAGCTGGTAAACCTGAATCGGAAACAGGGCTAGAGCAAGAGTTCTCAAGCCAAGATAACCTGTACACAGTTGCGGTTGGTCAAGATGAACAGGTTAACCTTGAAGTGATTGGTGCCGTTGAAGAGGTGCTTTTTAATAATCAAGTTGAGAAAATTCTTGGTTATATGACCAGCGAAACAGTGAAAATTGTTTCTCTGACAATTACAGAAAAAGGCTATTGCCATTTGCCAGCGACAGGTCATTTAGATACAAATCATCCGTTAATTCAACATGATTTGCAGCATATTGACCAACCACACAGCGCTATTGGTTTTTTGGTTTCTGCCATCAAAACTCGTAAAGAGAAAGGTATTGCACCATTCACGCCATTAACTTGTGACAACCTACCTGAAAATGGTCATGTATTAAAACGTGTCGTATTGGATTTTGCACAGCAACTTGATCCTGAGCTAGCGGTATGGATTAAAGATAATATTGATTTTCCTTGCAGCATGGTCGACCGAATTGTGCCTCAAACGACCCAAGCGGATATCAATAAAATATCCCAACAACTAGGGGTAGAGGATGATTGCTGCGTGAGCACAGAACCCTTTTTACAATGGGTGATTGAAGATAAGTTTAATAACGAGCGACCGGCTTGGGAAAACCTCTATCGCCAATATTATGCTGACCGATGA
- a CDS encoding IS3 family transposase (programmed frameshift) has translation MTSKKKRIIHSPEFKAEALKLAEKVGVAAAARQLSLHESQIYGWRKSAKSDTSTSQREKDLAAEVAKLKRQLAEQAEELDIGKKGRHLLREKPKVDCYEFMLEHLLCFRVARMAKVFGVSRSGFYYWIKHRHKAIQREVTRQELDTKVKEAFDNSKGRDGSRRIQKELAENGDSRNVKTIAASMKRQDLTPKATRKFECTTDSKHKMPVAPNLLAQDFKAEAPNQKWAGDITYVATSEGWLYLAVIIDLYSRQVVGWSMDTRMTATLVCDALSMALFRRGFPEQVIVHSDRGSQYCSKDYRDIITAYNLKQSMSRKGNCWDNACVESFFHSLKVEAIQYEPIMTRDEMRQTIFEYIEVDYNRTRRHSALGYLSPVNFENQNVA, from the exons ATGACAAGCAAGAAAAAACGTATTATCCATTCCCCTGAATTTAAAGCAGAAGCCCTGAAGCTAGCAGAGAAAGTGGGAGTAGCTGCGGCAGCGAGACAACTGTCGTTACACGAATCCCAGATCTATGGTTGGCGTAAGTCAGCTAAGAGCGACACCAGTACCAGTCAGCGGGAAAAAGATCTAGCCGCTGAAGTTGCCAAACTCAAACGACAATTGGCTGAGCAAGCTGAAGAGCTAGATATAG GTAAAAAAGGCCGCCACCTACTTCGCGAAAAACCTAAAGTAGATTGCTACGAATTTATGCTCGAACACCTGCTGTGCTTCAGAGTTGCCCGCATGGCTAAGGTGTTCGGTGTTTCACGAAGTGGGTTTTATTACTGGATTAAGCATCGCCACAAGGCCATCCAGCGCGAGGTAACTCGCCAAGAGCTTGATACGAAGGTCAAAGAGGCTTTTGATAATAGCAAAGGTCGTGATGGCTCAAGACGCATCCAGAAAGAGCTGGCTGAGAACGGTGATAGCCGTAATGTTAAAACCATTGCCGCCAGTATGAAGCGGCAGGATTTAACGCCGAAAGCGACACGTAAGTTTGAGTGTACGACGGACAGCAAACATAAAATGCCAGTTGCTCCGAACCTGCTGGCTCAGGATTTTAAGGCAGAGGCTCCGAATCAAAAGTGGGCGGGAGACATCACCTATGTTGCGACAAGCGAAGGCTGGCTGTATTTGGCGGTAATCATTGACCTTTATTCCAGGCAAGTAGTCGGTTGGTCTATGGATACCAGAATGACGGCAACTCTGGTTTGCGATGCGTTATCAATGGCCTTGTTCCGTCGAGGGTTCCCTGAGCAGGTTATCGTTCATAGTGACCGAGGTAGTCAGTACTGCTCAAAAGATTATCGAGACATCATAACTGCTTATAATCTAAAGCAAAGTATGAGTAGGAAAGGAAACTGCTGGGATAATGCTTGTGTTGAGAGCTTCTTCCATTCATTGAAAGTTGAAGCGATCCAGTATGAGCCGATCATGACGCGAGACGAGATGCGCCAAACGATCTTTGAATACATAGAGGTTGATTATAATCGGACAAGAAGGCACAGTGCTCTTGGGTATCTAAGCCCAGTTAACTTTGAAAATCAAAATGTCGCTTAA